One genomic segment of Ostrinia nubilalis chromosome 20, ilOstNubi1.1, whole genome shotgun sequence includes these proteins:
- the LOC135081544 gene encoding uncharacterized protein LOC135081544 isoform X5, which translates to MAAPAPAASCMSTEHGCVMFDCLVHLWEWLDPPVVQSQYPMENKKQAPATQQPLTQQHLMAHHVHPDQIYATQNTQLAAHLTSAQAGQIQPNGVMHQLLQSQYHSNMNARSPLLENRHDLYGTGHNHEYARHYGANDNYYPQSPPRMERNEVHTDHNVNHELLQNIPKGYNAEVYQDYLKRNPPRDTNQIYQNHQPMYRPNVNQYGSKPYLPYSSRIGPQSNTEILRRQYNEIQQMKLQQQLHYQNQAQMQQQQKFAERQLLLQQIHGVQPPPNLQNSIYSDESYRDLDRYGSKNDFKEYSSPDLQKDIDRYAKNNEYRDIEQQNRHYAESQWQSNQQTDFREIERQRRQSEGDKGKSQSPPSDLNNQSQKNNIGVISPMKSSESSSPSVKSPSSDSRRSSGGNQALRSPIAQRIPTAPVTMSGILYKQGSDGLKVWRKRWFVLSEYCLFYYKSQDEEKLLGSVLLPSYKVSACTAEDKVLRKFAFKLEHANMRTYILAAPDQESMLNWVKSLTMAALMQSPNEQPQKQSDRTAAKTEEGDDIPTYANAPPKPRRSNEGYNSPSPDMYDPNYDLLKKPASSHYSQGPNHPRYQEHTNYGSPNQESTYTLSPQSPPPQQPMYQAKRPYDSHNLSLPLTNSANDRQDNNQPNTSNMYRSNPQSPYFNNRTRNQQQQQVPQEMKQDQIYDRQPQRNPFLQDNTPQMETPPKENEAQIKNNRMHMEQDRMQQNYNNETYGETRSNQKINAEMNPYNREVYGELNSRPNKVQAGINERLLIERRTPDAYGRSNTMAAYNKPGPKVGDYEDVYGTYAVENEYGKAYAKSPNTTQSNHQQSAEYGTAYPQEKTFSGPAILRRKKMQSSGIQPPMPRPHSADFLEYESKNEMLNKTMPTRTTADPPKQPQRPKSSLDINSYYDPSSDRYYSEESYAEKMRQSAQYLQAGMAPRNIQIPLAKYASGLAEKQLSSAYSQITNNNYEPEFSANKVPRENASFSAKYGDLEGLNSNWTLKEKNLENQKEYLYRSGSVMSDGSNVSAYTKDMNRFEQSADSFMRSASARLPSSGNEKEGEKKVQQVNDYPREESMKRLLEWKQRMLQSPLTRKSTPATISLARSLNQSRQSLRSDQYKSKTYTNASYNSYSSDDEASMTMAGTNMDPGSNNNTVNQQTLSKKAFLGSNTSIGRTNRDTNIPVRAVSPRVRWVEEKPINDTYGSQQMSNSQQNLHTLTATEDSWATARSPSRASQQPIRAVSPRVRRNTENDDLQREGRRQGDQLSEVPTAGELLGRTHEELVLLLIQLRRRHAATHRAIEQCRAQISSIEDSLSSLKAMEREENLQRLEQLRMQLMELEHQYEKSKPLVQLVDNMVKLGSLYNRPGSTVERLERNQRLRQKVLAEHALEQQRWLESAAAGKPLETEAARARVAELWALEQELADEAAILQGLKTDKDAIESLLTGVRGKLDSVPRGDLPPRVVNQPPPQAPGLEAELARVHAMLAHNSKKLEQTVADNARLERELQQLRRALQARRAAVPAHPTAMLEDEVSRVQQLVSALQRQRQELSRAVRHLTQQSHALQTTHDSMPGKRRPQSSWQETNLDTGHTIDHGQSDYDYEMTGPLLPPGHYDHNMETPLYVDTRAGGGDVISPLNSEDMQHGGFGNLSNVEKQEIKTVRIVKRESERRQRDRERSLQPMSDWPNHNITANLDQFIEEELVTSLNYARTSSVPMNDYNKLEDYCNKQRVQQEPPNYLRLNDRNMELSPKYPSSPSLSNYDYSRDMSSLSSSYQKSYDRSLYDRTVSLSTQYLNSPTDSSRTLTNDPMSKTSSIVSLTRSHMELSPIFKSEAAKQIITEMSGEPKTGSLHRRQVPKEKRRHYTAPHHLSAKTLNELPKDAYNQDKMGRSLDDADMERALRTAPAPDVVRSALPAQATRLADSTIDQLLAAPQKILIPERYIPEKPPELSPEEQQKRQEKVESIKKMLTSSSADPSKSPDCEEKRQREHLLQMNQILAKQVTEMSKIIAVKALEELPQNTNDDLDDRSPDVELPIYQQRDNFFT; encoded by the exons GCTTGACCCACCAGTTGTGCAGTCGCAATATCCAATGGAGAATAAAAAGCAAGCCCCGGCGACCCAGCAGCCGCTCACACAACAACATCTAATGGCTCATCATGTCCATCCAGACCAGATATACGCCACTCAGAACACACAGCTCGCTGCGCACCTCACGTCCGCGCAGGCTGGCCAGATACAGCCTAATGGCGTCATGCATCAACTCCTCCAAAGTCAATACCATTCAAACATGAATGCGCGGTCGCCGCTTCTCGAAAACAGACACGACCTTTACGGCACAGGACACAACCACGAATACGCGAGGCATTATGGAGCCAACGACAATTACTACCCACAGTCGCCGCCCAGAATGGAACGCAACGAAGTGCACACAGACCACAACGTCAACCACGAACTACTACAAAACATCCCAAAAGGATACAACGCGGAAGTGTATCAGGACTATTTAAAACGTAACCCACCGAGAGATACCAATCAAATATACCAAAATCATCAACCTATGTATAGACCTAATGTAAATCAGTATGGATCTAAGCCGTATTTGCCATATTCAAGTAGAATAGGACCACAGAGTAACACAGAAATATTACGGAGACAGTATAATGAGATTCAGCAAATGAAGCTACAGCAGCAACTTCATTACCAGAATCAGGCGCAAATGCAACAACAACAGAAGTTTGCGGAGCGACAGTTGCTGCTTCAGCAAATTCACGGCGTTCAACCACCGCCTAACTTGCAAAATAGTATATATTCCGACGAATCTTACAGAGACCTAGATCGATACGGTAGTAAAAATGACTTTAAAGAATATAGCAGCCCTGATTTGCAAAAAGATATAGACAGGTATGCCAAAAATAATGAGTACAGAGACATTGAACAACAAAATAGGCATTACGCTGAATCACAGTGGCAGTCGAATCAACAGACTGATTTTAGGGAAATTGAAAGACAAAGACGACAGTCTGAAGGTGATAAAGGGAAGAGCCAGTCTCCGCCGTCAGATTTAAATAATCAAAGtcagaaaaataatattggcGTTATTTCACCTATGAAGTCCAGTGAATCGAGCTCCCCTAGTGTGAAGTCACCTTCTTCGGACAGTCGGAGAAGTAGTGGTGGAAATCAGGCACTACGTTCGCCCATTGCGCAGAGGATACCTACAGCACCGGTAACGATGTCGGGTATTCTCTACAAGCAAGGTTCTGACGGACTTAAAGTTTGGAGGAAAAGATGGTTCGTGTTATCGGAGTATTgcctattttattacaaaa GTCAAGACGAAGAAAAACTTCTAGGTTCGGTGCTTCTACCATCTTACAAAGTTTCTGCTTGCACAGCGGAGGATAAAGTTTTAAGGAAATTCGCCTTCAAACTAGAGCACGCCAATATGCGGACTTACATACTGGCTGCACCGGATCAAGAGTCCATGTTGAATTGGGTCAAATCGTTGACTATGGCCGCTCTGATGCAAAGTCCCAa CGAGCAACCACAAAAGCAAAGTGACCGTACAGCTGCGAAAACAGAG GAAGGTGATGACATACCGACTTATGCTAATGCCCCACCAAAACCGAGACGGTCCAACGAAGGATACAACTCGCCCAGCCCAGACAT GTACGATCCAAATTACGATCTACTAAAAAAGCCAGCTTCATCTCACTACAGTCAAGGCCCTAACCATCCTCGTTACCAGGAACACACAAATTATGGAAGCCCTAATCAAGAGAGCACATACACTCTTAGCCCGCAGTCACCTCCTCCTCAGCAGCCTATGTATCAAGCAAAACGACCTTATGACTCACACAATTTATCTCTCCCTCTGACTAACTCTGCAAATGATAGACAAGATAACAATCAACCTAACACATCAAATATGTACAGATCTAATCCGCAGTCGCCTTACTTTAATAATAGGACAAGAAACCAGCAGCAACAACAGGTACCACAAGAAATGAAACAAGATCAGATATACGACCGACAACCGCAACGCAATCCTTTCCTCCAAGACAACACACCACAGATGGAAACACCACCTAAAGAAAATGAagctcaaattaaaaataatcgaATGCATATGGAGCAGGATAGGATGcaacaaaattataataatgaaacaTACGGCGAAACACGTTCTAACCAGAAGATAAATGCAGAAATGAATCCATACAACAGAGAGGTTTACGGAGAATTGAATTCAAGGCCAAATAAAGTGCAAGCTGGAATAAATGAACGGCTGCTTATTGAAAGAAGAACACCTGATGCTTACGGAAGATCTAATACTATGGCCGCTTATAATAAACCAGGTCCAAAGGTTGGAGATTATGAAGACGTCTATGGAACTTACGCTGTTGAAAATGAGTACGGAAAAGCGTATGCCAAATCGCCAAACACAACTCAGTCTAACCATCAACAATCAGCAGAATATGGCACGGCTTAT CCCCAGGAGAAAACCTTTAGCGGCCCTGCAATTTTAAGGCGAAAGAAAATGCAATCCAGTGGAATACAACCTCCTATGCCAAGACCTCATAGCGCCGATTTCTTGGAATACGAATCCAAGAATGAAATGTTGAATAAAACGATGCCAACTCGGACTACGGCCGACCCGCCCAAGCAACCGCAACGACCTAAATCTAGTCTCGATATAAACTCGTACTACGACCCTAGTTCAGATAGATATTATTCTGAAGAGAGCTACGCAGAGAAAATGCGACAGTCCGCGCAGTATTTGCAAGCAGGAATGGCGCCAAGAAATATACAAATACCATTAGCGAAGTATGCAAGCGGGTTAGCCGAAAAGCAATTAAGCTCAGCATATTCACAGATCACTAATAATAATTACGAGCCGGAGTTTAGTGCTAACAAGGTTCCTCGCGAAAACGCTAGTTTCAGTGCAAAGTATGGAGATCTAGAAGGGCTAAATTCAAATTGGACTTTGAAAGagaaaaatcttgaaaaccaGAAGGAATATTTGTACAGAAGTGGAAGTGTTATGAGCGATGGTTCCAATGTTAGCGCGTATACTAAGGATATGAATCGGTTTGAACAATCAGCGGACAGTTTTATGCGTTCGGCTAGTGCACGGCTACCATCATCTGGTAATGAAAAAGAGGGCGAAAAGAAAGTTCAACAGGTAAATGATTATCCC AGAGAAGAATCAATGAAACGTTTGCTGGAGTGGAAGCAAAGAATGCTTCAGTCTCCTTTGACGAGAAAGAGCACACCAGCTACGATATCGTTGGCTCGATCTCTAAATCAAAGTCGGCAGTCCTTGAGATCGGATCAGTACAAGTCTAAAACGTATACAAACGCTTCATATAACAGTTACTCTTCGGACGATGAAG CTTCTATGACAATGGCAGGCACAAATATGGATCCAGGCTCAAATAATAATACAGTAAATCAGCAAACATTGTCAAAGAAAGCATTTCTCGGAAGTAACACATCAATAGGAAGGACTAATAGAGACACCAATATACCAGTACGTGCTGTGAGCCCCAGAGTGAGATGGGTGGAGGAAAAACCAATCAATGACACTTATGGGTCACAACAGATGTCTAATTCACAACAAAAT TTACATACATTAACGGCTACTGAGGACTCTTGGGCAACTGCTCGATCCCCATCTAGAGCTTCACAGCAGCCTATACGAGCTGTTAGTCCCAGAGTTCGACGGAATACAGAAAATGATGACTTG CAAAGGGAGGGTCGTCGTCAAGGTGATCAGTTGAGCGAAGTCCCCACAGCTGGGGAGCTTTTGGGTCGGACTCATGAAGAGCTGGTGCTTCTTCTCATCCAGTTGAGACGACGTCATGCAGCAACCCATCGCGCTATTGAACAATGCCGTGCTCAGATCAGTAGCATAGag gACAGCCTCAGCTCTCTCAAAGCAATGGAAAGAGAAGAGAACTTGCAACGCTTGGAACAACTGCGGATGCAGCTAATGGAACTGGAGCACCAATATGAGAAGAGTAAACCACTGGTTCAACTGGTGGACAACATGGTGAAGCTAGGATCGCTGTACAATCGGCCTGGTTCAACTGTAGAAAGGCTGGAGAGGAACCAGAGACTTCGGCAGAAGGTCCTAGCTGAACACGCTTTGGAACAACAACG GTGGTTGGAAAGTGCTGCTGCAGGGAAGCCTTTGGAGACTGAAGCAGCAAGGGCAAGAGTGGCAGAATTGTGGGCTTTGGAGCAAGAGCTAGCAGACGAGGCGGCCATTCTGCAAGGCTTGAAGACTGATAAGGACGCTATAGAATCCTTGCTGACTG GTGTTCGCGGCAAGCTAGACAGTGTGCCTCGAGGAGACTTACCCCCCCGCGTGGTCAACCAACCCCCGCCTCAGGCCCCGGGCCTCGAGGCAGAACTGGCCAGAGTGCACGCTATGCTGGCACACAATTCTAAG AAACTCGAGCAGACCGTGGCAGACAACGCCCGCTTGGAGCGGGAATTGCAGCAGCTACGTCGCGCTTTGCAGGCCAGGCGTGCTGCGGTCCCAGCTCATCCGACTGCTATGCTAGAAGATG aGGTGTCCCGCGTACAACAGCTGGTGTCGGCGCTACAGCGGCAGCGACAAGAGCTCAGCCGCGCCGTGCGCCACCTCACGCAGCAGTCGCACGCGCTGCAGACAACGCACGACTCCATGCCTG GCAAACGCCGCCCCCAGTCATCTTGGCAAGAGACGAACCTCGACACTGGCCACACGATCGACCACGGCCAGTCCGACTACGACTATGAGATGACGGGCCCTCTACTACCACCAGGCCACTACGACCACAATATGGAGACGCCTCTGTACGTGGACACGAGGGCTGGTGGAGGTGACGTCATCTCCCCGCTGAACAGCGAGGATATGCAGCATGGTGGGTTTG GAAACCTGTCCAACGTAGAGAAGCAAGAGATCAAAACGGTCCGCATAGTAAAGAGGGAGAGCGAACGTCGCCAGAGGGACAGGGAGCGGTCTCTTCAACCGATGTCTGACTGGCCGAATCACAACATCACAGCCAACCTCGACCAGTTCATCGAAGAAGAGCTAGTCACATCCTTGAACTACGCCAGAACTTCCTCCGTTCCGATGAACGATTACAACAAACTCGAGGATTACTGCAACAAGCAAAGAGTTCAGCAAGAACCACCGAACTACCTCCGTCTGAACGATAGAAATATGGAGCTCAGTCCCAAATATCCCTCAAGTCCTTCTCTCTCCAATTACGACTATTCCCGAGACATGTCGTCTTTAAGCAGTAGTTACCAGAAGAGTTACGATAGATCTCTCTACGATAGGACAGTGTCTTTGTCCACCCAGTACCTGAACAGCCCGACGGATAGCTCGAGGACGTTGACTAACGACCCGATGTCTAAGACCAGTAGTATAGTCAGCCTGACGAGGTCCCATATGGAGCTGTCGCCGATCTTCAAGAGCGAGGCGGCGAAGCAGATAATCACGGAGATGTCAGGGGAGCCGAAGACCGGGTCGCTGCATCGGAGGCAGGTGCCCAAGGAGAAGAGGCGCCATTACACTGCGCCTCACCATCTGAGCGCGAAGACTCTGAACGAGCTGCCGAAAGATGCATACAATCAAGAC AAAATGGGCCGTTCCCTCGACGACGCGGACATGGAGCGCGCGCTGCGCACTGCGCCCGCGCCTGACGTGGTCCGCTCGGCGTTGCCAGCGCAGGCCACTCGCCTCGCAGACTCCACCATCGACCAGCTGCTGGCCGCGCCGCAGAAGATACTCATCCCGGAGCGGTACATCCCCGAAAAG CCTCCAGAACTGTCTCCGGAAGAACAGCAGAAGCGTCAAGAAAAAGTGGAATCCATCAAGAAGATGCTCACGAGTTCCTCAGCTGATCCGAGCAAG AGCCCGGACTGCGAAGAGAAGCGGCAGCGGGAGCACTTGCTCCAAATGAACCAGATTCTCGCCAAGCAGGTCACGGAGATGAGCAAGATCATCGCAG TGAAAGCGTTAGAAGAGCTGCCACAAAACACTAATGATGACTTGGACGACCGGTCACCAGACGTCGAACTACCAATTTACCAACAAAGAGACAATTTCTTCACTTAG